Within Paeniglutamicibacter psychrophenolicus, the genomic segment TCACCAATGAAGCCGGTGCCGTAACCGGCGTGGAACTGCGCGGACCCGAGGGCACCTACACCCTCGCCGCCCGCCGCGGCGTGGTGCTGGCCACCGGCGGCTTCCCGCAGAACGCCGCCCTGCGCGCCCAGCTCTTCCCCCAGACCCCCACGGGCAACGAACACTGGTCCCTGGCCCCGGCCGAGGCCAACGGTGCGGGCCTGGACATGGCTCGGGCCGTGGGCGCACGCTTCAACACCGATGTGGCCTCCCCTGCTGCATGGTGCCCGGTCTCGCTGATCAAGTACCCCAACGGGAAAACCGGCACCTTCCCGCACATCATGGACCGCGCCAAGCCCGGCAGCATCGGGGTGTTGGCCAACGGCAAGCGCTTCGTCAACGAGGCCAACGGCTATTACGACTACGTCGAGGCCATGATCGAGGCGACCGGCGAGGGCCAGGCGGTGCAATCCTGGCAGATCGCCGACTCCCGCTATGTCCGCCGCTTCCCGCTGGGCATGGCCAAGCCGCTGCCGGTGCCGCTGGCCCCGTACCTGCGCAGCGGCTACCTCATCAAGGGCAACACCCTGGAGGAACTGGCTACAAAGTGCGGCATCGACCCTGAGCAGCTGGCCGCGACGGTCGCCGACTTCAACGCCCATGCGGCCAAGGGCAACGACCCCGAGTTCGGGCGCGGCGAAAGCGCCTTCAACCGCTACGGCGGGGACGCGAAGAACACCCCCAACCCCTCACTCGGCGCAATCGAGAAGGGCCCGTTCTACGCGGTCAGGGTCGTGCCCGGTTCCTTCGGAACCTTCGCCGGCATCGACGTGGACGCCGCGGCCCGCGTGCTCAACGAGTCCGGAAACGTGATTCCCGGGCTCTACGCCGCGGGCAACGACCAGGCCAGCGTCATGGGCGGGCACTACCCGGCCGGCGGCATCAACCTCGGACCGGCCCTGACCTTCGGCTACGTCGCCGCGCGCGACATGGCCGGTGCCACCGAATACGAGGATGACGGCACCCCGGCCCCGCATCCGAGGACCGCACCCACCAGCTAGCAACACCCACCGGTTTTCCAAACACTCAGCACCCCCAGGAGCACCACGCCATGAACACCTACGCCATCAGCTACACCTACTCGAACGAGACCGCATCGAAGCGCGACGAGGTCCGCCCCAGCCACGTTGAATTCCTCAAGGGCCACTTCGAGGCCGGCCGCCTGCTGGTCAGCGGCCCCGTCGACGCAGGCGCCGGCGCCCTGCTGATCATCAGCGCCGCCGACGAGGCCGACGCGCTGGCCATGATGGATTCCGACCCGTTCGTCCAGGCCGGGCTGATCACCGAGCGCGGCATCCGCCGCTGGGACATCTTCTTCGGCAAGGACAAGCTCTAGGCCCCGCCGCCAGGACCAGAAAGGACAAGACCATGCTCAGAGCACACACCACCAAGCGCCGGACCATCGAGTTCCGCGACGAGGACATGCCTGCCCTGCGTCCCGGGCACGCCCTGGTGCGCGTCCAGCACGTCGCCTTGTGCGGCACCGACCTGCACATCTGGGACGACGACTACCCCACCGACCTGCCGCTGGTCCAGGGCCACGAGTTCGTGGGCATCATCGAGGCCATCGACCACGGCACCCCGGCAACGCCGGGAGCGGCACAGCTTCCGGTGGGAACGCCGGTGGCGGTCAGCCCCATGGTCTACTGCAACGAGTGCGGCCCCTGCCAGGCCGGGCGCTACAACGTCTGCCAATCCATTTCCTGCCTGGGATGCTACGAGGACGGCGCCCTGGCCGAGGTCCTCAGCGTTCCGGTCGGCAAGCTCCATGTGCTGCCCGAGGGCATGCCCGTCCGGCTTGCCGCCCTCGGGGAGCCCGGCTCGATCGCGATGCAGGCGGTCAACCGGGGCACCCCGGTGGAAGGCGAAACCGCCCTGGTGCTGGGCTGCGGACCGATCGGGCTGCTGGCCATCCTGTTCCTGACCGAGCGCGGGGTCACGGTCATCGCCTCGGATCTTTCGGAATCGCGCCTCGAACTGGCCCGGGCCTTCGGAGCCGTGGCCACGCTGAAGGCCGGCCCCGGCGAATTCCCGAACCCCGAACAGCGGGCCGAACTCGAGAGCTGGTGCCCGCTGTCCGGCCCGTCGCTGGTCATCGAGGCCACGGGCGTTCCGGTGTCGTTCGAAAACGCCGTGCACCTGGCCGCGCCCACGGCACGCATCGTTCAGGTCGGCATTTCCACGGCAACCGCGGCACTGTCCATGAGGGATGTCCCCTTCAAGGAACTGGACATCAGGGGAAGCCGCAACAGCCTGAACCTGATCCCCGAGGCATTGAAGGTGCTCAACCGGCACCACGACCTCGTCTACAAGCTGATCACCCACAGCTTCGATTTGAAGCAGCTGGGGCAGGCCTTCGAAACCATGCTGGATCCCGGGCAAAACGTCGGGAAAATCGTCATCGACATGCCCGCCAGCGTCCTCGCCTCCTAAAAGCCCCGTCCCCGAGTCCCACCGAACGGAAGCACTGAATCATGAACATCCCCCTTGCCTCCCCGGCCACACCGATCACCGAGCTGGAGTCCGTCTATGACGTGGTGGTCATCGGCTCCGGTGCCGCCGGCCTGACCTCCGCGGTGCGTGCCGCCCACGCGGGGGCCAACGTGCTGGTGCTGGAGAAGGCCGCGCTGCTGGGCGGAACCAGTTCCGCCGGCGGGGGCGTGATCTGGGCACCGAACAACCACCTCGCCCGCGAGGCCGGATTTGCCGACTCGAAGACAGCCGGGGCCGCCTACCTGCACGCCGTGGCCGGCCACGCCATGGAGCAGGCCGACATCGACTGGTTCGTTGACACCGCGGCCCAGGCCATCGAGTTCCTCGACGGCCAGACCCAAGTGAACCTGGTGCCGCTGGCACGGCCGGATTACCACATGGAATGGGACGGCGCGGCGCACGGCGGGCGAAGCCTGGACAACCTGCCGTTCACCGGGGAAGGGTACCCCGGGCTCAGCGCGATGCTGCGCCCACCGACCTACTTCCCGCTGCTGAGCATGATCGAGCGCGACACCCTTAACGGGCGGGCCCCCGACGCGGGGCTGCTCGCCGAACGAGCCGCCTCGGGGGTGCGCACCATGGGCGGTGCCCTGGTGGGCTCCCTGGCTGCCACCGCCCTGGACCTGGGAGTGGTCTTGACCCTCGAGGCGCCGGTGACCGACCTCGTTCGCAGTGAAACGGGTTGGACTCTGGAGATTGCGGGAAGCTCGGAGGTGCGTGCCGATGCGGTGGTCATCGCCTCGGGCGGGTTCGAATGGAACGAGCGGCTGCGCCGGGCGTTCCTGCCGCTGCCGGTCACACCCATCGGCGCCCCTTCGAACGAGGGCGACGGGCTGGAACTTGGACTCGCCGTCGGGGCAACGGTGCGGGACATGACGGCGGTCTGGGGCGTACCGGTGATCACCCCACCGGCGCAGCAATACGACTCCAAGCCCTCGGGCCGCATGGGCAACGTGGAGATGACGTTGCCGGGTTCCATCACCGTCAATGCCTCGGGGCGCCGCTTCGTGAACGAAGCCCTGAACTACCACGATGCCGCGCGGGTCTTCGCCAACATCGATCCGAACACCTCATACCAGGCCAACAACCCGGCATGGCTCGTGTTCGATGCGTACTACCTCGAAAAGTACCCGGTGGCGGGCTCCACACCCGGGGTGCCCGAGGAGTGGATGAGCAGTGCGGAGTCCCTGGAGGAGCTGGGCCGGGCCCTGGGCATCGATGCCGCCGCCCTGGCCGAAACGGTGCGCACCTTCAACGTGGACGCCGAAAAAGGCGTGGACAGCGAATTCGGGCGCGGCAGCAGCGAGCAGGACCGCCACCTGGGTGATGCCTCGAACCTGCCCAATCCCTGCCTGGCGCCGCTGGCCCGCGCCCCGTTTTACGCGGTGCCGTTGCATGCCGGGGTGCTCGGCACCTCGGGCGGGCTGGCCGCCAACCACGACGGGCAGGTCCTGGACCGGCATGGCAAGCCGATCGAGGGGCTCTACGCGGCGGGGAATGTTGCCGCGAGCGTGTTCCGCAACAATTACCCCGGCGGCGGGGCAACCCTCGGCTCGGCGGTGACCCGTGCCTTTGCTGCGGGCCGGCACATCGCCGCCGACGGTGCACGAAAGCGGGAAGCGGCAGGCGTCGTTCCCGCATGATTCCGCAGCGGTCCGGGGGCATCGAGGTGCGCCGCCGAACGCGCATCCGCTGCATGCATGGTCTGGACCCAGGCCCACAAGCAATGACCGAAGCGGCAGGCCCGGATATTTGCCGGGACTCCACACCCTTCCCGCACACCAAGGAGAACCTCATGGATGATCGCACCCTGGCGCCCCTGCCGGATTTCAGTCCGTGGCCGGGCCGCTTCGCCCAGCGGGTGGTCCTGGTGACCGGGGCCAGCGGGGGACTGGGCTCCGCTGCCGTGGAACGGCTGCGTAGGGAGGGCGCAGTGGTGGTGGCCACCGACGTGGTCGCGCCGGTCGGGGAGCCGGGGGATGACGGGCTGTCGCAGGGCCTGGACGTCACGGATCCGGGGCAATGGTCGCAGGTGCTGGAGGGGATACTGGGGCGTTTCGGGCGGCTCGACGGGGCCCTGTTTTGCCACGGGCTCCAGGGGCCGGAAACGCCGGTGGACCAGATGCCCCGTGACGGCTGGAACCGGACCCTGGAAATCAACCTCACCGGGTGCCTCCACGGGTTGCAGGCCGTCTTGCCGGTGATGCGCGAGGCCGGTTACGGACGGATCGCCATGCTCGCCTCGATCGCGGGGCGGGAAGGCAACCCGAACATGGCTGCCTACTCGGTTTCCAAGGCGGGGCTGATTGCGCTGGGCAAGACCGCTGCCAAGGAGAATGCCCGCCATGGCATCTCCATCAACTGCGTCGCGCCGTCCATGTTCCAGACGCCGCTGCTTGCGGCACTCAGTCCGGAACGCAATGCCGAGCTGCTCTCACGCGTGCCGATGGGGCGGGTAGGCGATCCCACCGAGTTTGCGGCGCTGGCCGCCTGGTTGCTCTCGTCCGAAGCCAGTTACATGACCGGGCAGACGCTGGATCTCAGCGGGGGCCGGAACAGTGCCTGACCTCCACCCGGGGGCACTGGAGCGTGGGGTTGCATTCCTGTGGCGGCGTGCCGGTGGTCTTGCCGCCGAGTGGATTCACGCGGCCAAATGACATCACGGGCAATCGGGCGCGCGTTGCCTGGCTGAAGCAGCTGACCCCGGCGTGCGCACAGCGCGCAAGTGTTACGGCCCTCCGTCCGCGGACCGAACCCCGGGAAGACGCCGCACGAAGTAGTTGTCGAGCGGTTCGGATGCCGGATGCGGGACCTTAAAATACCTTGTCAACGTCGTTTTTTAAGGCATCTTGAACAAGCATCGGTGGTGTTGGTGGTGCGAAAGTGCCGTCGATTGCCTGCCGTCGAAGTTCGGATTTTTACAGTGGCTTGCATCACAGTGTGCAGTACGCTACGTTACAGATTGTTCGCATTAAGTACATATGTGCGCATTACGTACAAATGCTGATCGAGCAGGCACTGCGAGGAAGCCTTGGCGAAACCCGTCCGGCCCCACCAGACCACCCAGCTAGGACATCTCCATTCGCATCGCGTCGGGCACCTGCCCGGCCACCAAAATTCCAGGGGAACCATCATGAAGAAGACCATCCTCCGTTCCGCGGCACTGCTTGCCGCGGGCCTGCTGACCGTCACCGGTTGTTCGGCCAACGCCAAGTCCGGTGGCACGGCCGACGGGAACTACCCGTCCAAGGACGTCCGGCTGATCGTGCCGTGGGCCGCCGGCGGCTCCGGCGACCTGACCGCACGCACCATCGCCCCGCTGCTGGAAAAAGACCTCGGGGTCAACGTGATCGTCGAAAACAAGCCCGGCGCCAACGGCTCGGTGGCCTACAACTGGCTGGCCGAACAGGAACCCGACGGCTACAACCTGGCCATGATGGGTGTCGAGGTCGCCACCTTGCAGTTCATGGACTATGACATCAAGCCGGAGAACTACGCGCCGATCGGCCAGGGGCTGGCCGGGCCGGGAGCCATCGCGGTTCCTGTCGACTCGCCGTTCAAGACCCTGGAAGACCTGATCGCGGCCGCCAAGGCCAAGCCGGGGGACCTGACTTTCTCCTCCCCGGGCATCGGCTCGGTGTGGGACTCCCCGGCAGCCGGGCTGCAGCAGCTGGCAGACATCAAGCTGACCTCGGTGCCATTTGACGGATCTGCACCGGCCATTGCCGCGGCGGCCGCCGGCAAGGTCGATTTTTCCATCGACGCCATCGGCTCGCAGAAGATCCAGGTCGACGGCGGCCACCTGCGCTACCTGGCCATGCTCACCGACGAGCGCGATCCGGACAATCCGGATGTGCCCACCGCCAAGGAAGCCGGCGTGGACCTGCAGAACGCCTCATGGGTTGGGGTCATGGCACCCAAGGGCACCCCCGAGGACACGGTGAAGAAGCTCTCCGACGCCATGGAGAAGGCCACCGGGGACGCCGGCTACCAGCAGGTGATCACGTCCTCGAACCTGGTGCCGACCTTCAAGGACTCCACCGAAATGGCCGCCTTCATCCAGGACGAGGCCAAGCGCTACGGCCCGTGGATCGAATACGCCAAGAACAACACCAAGTAGTTCCGTGCCCGCAAACGGCCACCCGAAGCCAGGGAGGACAGCATGACTGACCAACCATCGATCGACGAGATCGACCAAGACGCGGCCATCGAGGCCGCGCACCACCACGAGGAACCACTGGTTCGCGACCTCCCGGTGCGCCTGCGCGAGCTGGTCGCCGTGGTCACCTGCATCGGGCTGGGGATCTGGATCCTCGTCGCCGGCAAGGACATCATCGTGCGCGGCAGTGCGGAACTGGGCCCGGTCTTCTGGCCGAACATGCTCGGGGCCGGGCTGATCCTTTTCGGCGTGGTGATCGTGCTCAACAACGTGTTGCGCGGGGTCCGCAAGGCCGATGTCCCGGAGCGGATCACCACCTCGGGGCTGGTGATGTTCGGGATGGCCATGGCCGTGGCCATCGGCTACCTGCTGCTGTGGAACGTCCTGCAGTTCTGGATCATCACGTTTGTCGCGCTCGCCCTGTTCACCCTGGTCCTGGGCGGGCGCAGCTGGAAGGCCGTGCTGGCCTTCCCCGCGGTGACCACCGCGGTCCTCCATTTCCTGTTCATCGTTGCATTGCGAGTTCCGCTATGATCACCATTTTCGCCTCACCGGTCACCCACGGCATCGCCGCGGTGATGGCCCCCGACACCCTGATGGTCATTGGCATCGGCATCCTCATCGGGATGCTGGTCGGGGCCTTCCCCGGGGTCACCGCCACCATGGCCGTCGCCCTGGCCTCCGGGTTCACCCTGACCATGGAACCCACCCAGGGCCTGGCCATGCTGCTGACCATTTACGTGGCGGCGCAGTTTGGGGACCGGATTCCGGCCATCCTGATCAACACCCCCGGCACGCCCGCGTCGATCGCCACCACCTTCGACGGCTATCCGTTGGCTCGCCAGGGCAAGGCCGGCCTGGCGCTGACCACCTCTGCGCTGGGCTCGGCGGTCGGCATGATCTGCGGCATCGCGATCCTTGCGGTCGCCGCCGTCCCGCTCTCGGCCTTCGCCATGCAATTCGGCCCCGCCGAGATGTTTGCCTTGGTGGTCTTCGGGTTGACCATGATGGTGGGCGTGTCCTCGGGACGGATCTTCAAGGGCCTGACCGCCGGCGCGTTCGGGCTGTTCCTGGCCACCCTCGGGCGCGACCCCATCACCGGGGACCAGCGTTTCACCATGGGCATCCTGGAACTCAACGGCGGAATCCCGTTCATCCCGGTGATCATCGGATTCTTCGGCCTGGCCGAGGTCATCAACCAGATCCTCACCCATCGCAAGGGCAAGGGCATCAAGCCCATCAGCCAGATGGGCCAGTGGATGCCCGACGGCAAGCTGCTCAAGCGCCTGGCCAAGCCCACGGCCATCGGTGCCGCCACGGGGTCGGTGATCGGCCTGGTTCCCGCCGTGGGCGGGGACATCGCCGGGATCATCGGCTGGGACAACGCCCGCAAGGCCTCGAAGAAGAAGCACGAGTTCGGCAAAGGCTCGCTCGAGGGCCTGACGGCGGGGGACACCTCCTCCACCGCGACGCTGGGCGGATCGATCACCACCACCATGGCCCTGGGCGTGCCTGGGGACTCGGTGATGGCCGTGATGATCGGCTCGATGATGATCTGGGGCATCCAGCCCGGGCCCGGGCTGTTCAACAGCCACCCGGATTTGATTGCCTCGCTGGTGACCATCCTGCTGATCGCCACCGTGCTCACGCTGATCCTGAGCCTGCTGCGCATGAAGGGCGTCATCAAGCTGCTGGAACTGCCGGACCATTTCCTGTGGGTGGTCATCCTCGTGTTCTGCATGGTCGGCACCTACTCGATCAACAACTCGGTGTTCGACGTCTTCATGATGCTGATCTTCGGCATGGTGGGTTTGTTCATGCTGCGCTTCGGGTTCCCTCCGGGTCCGGCGGTGCTGGGACTCATCCTGGGTCCGCTGGCCGAATCGAACCTGCGCCGCGCATTGCTGACCGATGGCTGGGCCTCGATCTACACCAGTCCGATCGCCCTGGTGCTGCTGGTCATTGCGGTTGCGGCAGTTACCTTGCCACCGCTTCGCCAGTTGGTCCGCCGTCGCAAGGCCGCCAACGAGGGCAAGAAGGTGCCGACGCTGCAGCCGTAATGCGGTGATCCGCCCCGCGACCGGAGACAACCCGGGGGCGGAGCCAAGAAGCGTCGCACCACGTGCTGCTCCCCATCGGGAGCGCGGCGGCAACAGCGCTCCCGAGCAGTACCTCCATATGCTGAAACGTCCCGGGTGGGCTTCGAAATGAAACCCGCCCGGGACGTTCCTATATATAAGGAGTCGCGGAGCCTACGCGTCGTGGTTGGTTTCCAGGCTCGCGGCCAGGGTCTCGAGCACGGACTCTGTACCGAGGCCCTCCTCAGAAACTGCCGTGGGGAGGCGCCGGAGGGGCGCGGATTGCGAAAAGTTGTTCCACGACGGCTGAAGGCCGAGACCATTCAAGTCCAAGACGAACGCGGCTGAAAGACCTGGTCAGTAGTGGTATCTGGCTTGAAGAATCACCAAGTCATCTTGAATCACGAGGTAAACCAGCCGGTGTTCTTCGGTGATGCGGCGGGACCAAGAACCTTGTGCGCCGTATCTAAGTTGTTCAGGCTTCCCTATGCCGGCATATGGATCGCGCAGGGTGGCATCAATGAGCTTGTTGATACGTTTGAGAATGTTGCGGTCGACTGATTGCCAATGGACGTAGTCTTCCCATGCGGACTGATCCCAGACGAGTCTCATGGATCAATCGCGATCGAGCTCATGCTCGGAGTGCTCTCCCGTGGTGGCGCGCTCGTATGAGTCCAACAGGCGCCGGGCGTTGGCCGGAGACCGGAACAAATAGGCTGTCTCCTGCCAGGCAGCGTAGTCATCTGCGGGCATCAGGACGGCGTTGCCGCGGCGGGAAACAATCTCCACGGCGATGCGATCCTCATTGATGCGATCGATCAGAGGGAATAGTGTTTTTCGCGCCTCGCTGGCTGAAATCGACATGGCCTGGACCTCCAAGGTTGTACGACTTTATTGTACCACTTTGGCGTTCTGTTGACATTGACCAAATCATTCGCTGGCACGACTCTTGCGCTAGTCCTGCAAACGCTGGATTGGAAACACCTCGGCGCCACGCACGAGGTGCATTGAGCAGCTGAAGGCACCGGTATCGCCTGCTCTCGTGCGGTGCGCAGCCGATCTGTTCGGCAACGCAAATGTCCCGGGTGGAACTTCCTTGGGAAGTTCCGCCCGGGACACAGGGCTCAAGCGCAGTGACCGCGCTTAGGCGTCGTGGTCCGTTTCCAGGATCGCGGCCAGGGTCTCGAGCACGGACTCGGCCCCGTCACCTTCGGCGCGCAACACAACCTTGGTGCCGTGCTCGGCGCCCAGGCCCATCAAAGACAGGATGCTGGCTGCGTCGAGCGCGTCCTCGGCCGGCTCGCCCTCGCGGGCGATGGTGACCTCGAGGTCCTCGTTGCCGGCTGCCTCGGCGAAGATGGCTGCCGGGCGGGCGTGCAGGCCGACGCGGCTGGCGATGGTGGCAATGCGTTCTGCCATGGGGAGCTCCTTGGGGTTGGGGTGTGTTTGGTGGGTTGCGTGGAGCCGCCTACGCGGCGACCTTGACCGGTTCGGCGACGGCCACGGCCTGCGCGACGGGCTTGCGGACGAACTTCTTGAGCACGATCACCAGGACCGCCGAGACCACGGTTCCCACCAGGGTGGAGAGAAGGAACATCGGCCAGGTGTTGTTCATGGCGAAGAAGACGAAGATGCCGCCGTGCGGGGCCTGGGAGACAACATGGAAGCCCATGATCATGGCCCCGGTGATGCCGCCGCCGACCATGGAGGCCGGGATGACGCGCAGCGGATCGGAGGCGGCGAACGGGATGGCGCCCTCGGAGATGAACGATGCCCCCAGCAGCCAGGCGGCCTTGCCGTTCTCGCGCTCGGCACCGGTGAACAGCTTCGGCGAGATGACCGTGGCCAGGGCCATGGCCAGCGGCGGCACCATGCCGGCTGCCATGACCGCCGCCATGATCATCAGCGGGGCGGGGTTCGCGGCGATCGATCCGGCGCCCAGTCCGGCCACCGCGAAGGAATAGGCGACCTTGTTGACCGGTCCGCCCAGATCCACGGCCATCATGAGTCCCAGGATCAATCCCAGGGTGATGGCGGCGGTGCCGGTCATGCCCGAGAGCCAGCCGTTCAGTCCCACGGTCAGCTTGGCGATCGGCCCGCCCAGCACCAGGAACATCAGCCCGGAGGCGATGATCGAGGCCAGCAACGGAACGATGACCACCGGCATCAGCCCGCGCATGAAGCGCGGGACCTTCCAAGAGGTGATCCAGCGGGCGGCCAGGCCGGCGAGCACGCCGCCGACGATGCCGCCGAGGAATCCGGCGCCCATGAACCCGGCGACCGCACCGGCGGTGAAGCCCGGGGCGATGCCCGGGCGGTCGGCGTAGGCGTAGGCAATGTAGCCGGCCAGCGCCGGGACCAGGAAGGCCATCGACAGGTTGCCGACCTTGAACGCCACGGCACCCAGGTAGACACCCAGCGGGCCGAATTGGGCGCCGATCTGGTTCACGATGTCGGCACCTGGCAGGTTGAACAGGCTGTTGGAGCCCAGCACGTCATCGGCGACGGTGGTGATCGCGTAGCCGCCCAGCAGGAAGCCCAGGGCCATGAGCAGCCCGCCGCCGGCGACGAAGGGGATCATGTAGGAAACGCCGGTCAGCAGCGCGCGCTTGAGCCCTCGGCCGAAGGACTCCCGGGACGCGGATTCGGTGGACTCCTCGGCACCCGCACCCGCGCCGGCCGGGACGCGGCGGGCATGCGGGTCCTTGGAAGCGGCGATGGCGTCGTTGATGAGCTTGGCCGGTTCGTCGATGCCGCGCTTGACCGGAACCTGGATCAGCGGCTTGCCGGCGAAGCGGGAGCGGTCGCGCACATCCACGTCCACGGCGAAGATCACGGCGTCGGCCGCGTCGATGACGGACTTGGGCAGCGGGGTGGAGCCCGAGGAGCCCTGGGTCTCGACGGCGAACTCGACGCCCATCTCCTCTGCGGTCTGGGCCAGGGAGTCGGCTGCCATGTAGGTGTGGGCGATGCCGGTGGGGCAGGCGGTGACCGCGACGATCTTCGGCTTGCGCTGAGCGGCCGAGGTTTCCGCCGTGGCCGGTGCCGGGTTTTCCGTTGCCGCAACTGCCGCGGCGGCGGCCGCCGGGTCGTCGGAGAGCACCGCGGAAACCAGCTCCACGATCTCGTCCTCGCTGGCGGCGGCGCGCAGGGCGGCGGTGAAGGACTTCTTGACCAGCGCGCGGGCGAGCTTGGAGAGCAGCTTCAGGTGGGCCTGGTCTGCACCCTCAGGGGCGGCGATGAAGAACACCAGGTCCGCCGGGCCGTCCTTGGCACCGAAGTCCACGGCCGGGGCCAGCCGGGCCATGGCCAGGGTGGGCTCGAGCACCGCGGCCGAACGGCAGTGCGGAATCGCGATGCCGCCGGGCACGCCGGTGGCGGTCTTGGCCTCGCGGGCCTTGGCGTCGGCGGCCAGGGCCGTGGCATCGGTGGCCCGGCCCTGGGCGGAGACCAGGGATGCCAGGTGTTCGATCACCGTCTCGGTGGTGGTGCCGAGATCTGCATCCAGGCTGACAAGAGCCCGGTTGATGAGTTCGATCATGACGTCGTCCTTGAGGTTTTGGACAGCTCGGCGACGGTGACGGCGTCGGGAGCCAGCTGGTTGGGGGTGGGGATGGCGGAGCCGGGAAGGGATGCGGCCGCGGACCCGTAGGCCACGGCACAGGACAGGCAGTGGGCCGGGGAGTATCCGGCGACATCGGCCAGCAGGTACCCTGCCAGGGCCGAGTCCCCCGCGCCGACGGTGGAACGCGGGACGATGGGCGCGTGGCTGGCGGTCCAGGCGCCCTCGGCGGTGACCAGCACCGCGCCGCCGGCGCCCAGGGTGGCCAGCACGGCGCCGACCCCGCGGTCGACCAGTGCCTGGGCCGCGGCTGCGGTGGCGGTGGGGGAGTCCTCGAAGCCCGGGCCCGTGCCCTGGCCGGTGAGTTCGGCCAGTTCCTCGGCGTTGGGCTTGATCAAGTCCGGCAGCGTGTCCACGCCGTCGGCGAAGAGCGCCCGCAGCGGGGCCTCGGAGGTGTCCACCGCGATTTTCGGTGCCGCATCGCCCAGGGCAGCGCGGACCGTGGCCACCAGGTCCGCGTAGAAGCCCGGATCCACGCCCGGGGGCAGCGATCCGGCCAGCACGAGCCAGGTCGCGGTCCGCGATACCTCCACGACCACGCGCACCAGTTCCTCGAGCACGGCGGAGTTGAGCACCGGGCCCTGTTCGTTGATCTTGGTGGTGGTGCCGTCGGGGTCGGTGATGGTGATGTTGGTGCGCAGCAGGTGGTCGA encodes:
- a CDS encoding PTS fructose transporter subunit IIABC — translated: MIELINRALVSLDADLGTTTETVIEHLASLVSAQGRATDATALAADAKAREAKTATGVPGGIAIPHCRSAAVLEPTLAMARLAPAVDFGAKDGPADLVFFIAAPEGADQAHLKLLSKLARALVKKSFTAALRAAASEDEIVELVSAVLSDDPAAAAAAVAATENPAPATAETSAAQRKPKIVAVTACPTGIAHTYMAADSLAQTAEEMGVEFAVETQGSSGSTPLPKSVIDAADAVIFAVDVDVRDRSRFAGKPLIQVPVKRGIDEPAKLINDAIAASKDPHARRVPAGAGAGAEESTESASRESFGRGLKRALLTGVSYMIPFVAGGGLLMALGFLLGGYAITTVADDVLGSNSLFNLPGADIVNQIGAQFGPLGVYLGAVAFKVGNLSMAFLVPALAGYIAYAYADRPGIAPGFTAGAVAGFMGAGFLGGIVGGVLAGLAARWITSWKVPRFMRGLMPVVIVPLLASIIASGLMFLVLGGPIAKLTVGLNGWLSGMTGTAAITLGLILGLMMAVDLGGPVNKVAYSFAVAGLGAGSIAANPAPLMIMAAVMAAGMVPPLAMALATVISPKLFTGAERENGKAAWLLGASFISEGAIPFAASDPLRVIPASMVGGGITGAMIMGFHVVSQAPHGGIFVFFAMNNTWPMFLLSTLVGTVVSAVLVIVLKKFVRKPVAQAVAVAEPVKVAA
- a CDS encoding type II toxin-antitoxin system Phd/YefM family antitoxin; protein product: MSISASEARKTLFPLIDRINEDRIAVEIVSRRGNAVLMPADDYAAWQETAYLFRSPANARRLLDSYERATTGEHSEHELDRD
- a CDS encoding tripartite tricarboxylate transporter permease, which encodes MITIFASPVTHGIAAVMAPDTLMVIGIGILIGMLVGAFPGVTATMAVALASGFTLTMEPTQGLAMLLTIYVAAQFGDRIPAILINTPGTPASIATTFDGYPLARQGKAGLALTTSALGSAVGMICGIAILAVAAVPLSAFAMQFGPAEMFALVVFGLTMMVGVSSGRIFKGLTAGAFGLFLATLGRDPITGDQRFTMGILELNGGIPFIPVIIGFFGLAEVINQILTHRKGKGIKPISQMGQWMPDGKLLKRLAKPTAIGAATGSVIGLVPAVGGDIAGIIGWDNARKASKKKHEFGKGSLEGLTAGDTSSTATLGGSITTTMALGVPGDSVMAVMIGSMMIWGIQPGPGLFNSHPDLIASLVTILLIATVLTLILSLLRMKGVIKLLELPDHFLWVVILVFCMVGTYSINNSVFDVFMMLIFGMVGLFMLRFGFPPGPAVLGLILGPLAESNLRRALLTDGWASIYTSPIALVLLVIAVAAVTLPPLRQLVRRRKAANEGKKVPTLQP
- a CDS encoding HPr family phosphocarrier protein, which translates into the protein MAERIATIASRVGLHARPAAIFAEAAGNEDLEVTIAREGEPAEDALDAASILSLMGLGAEHGTKVVLRAEGDGAESVLETLAAILETDHDA
- a CDS encoding 1-phosphofructokinase family hexose kinase, whose product is MIVTLTMNPALDKTIELGAALAHGDVQRSRGSHIQAAGKGVNVSRAIAQAGVKTLAVLPGAGTDPLLRQLILDDVDHRSVHIDHLLRTNITITDPDGTTTKINEQGPVLNSAVLEELVRVVVEVSRTATWLVLAGSLPPGVDPGFYADLVATVRAALGDAAPKIAVDTSEAPLRALFADGVDTLPDLIKPNAEELAELTGQGTGPGFEDSPTATAAAAQALVDRGVGAVLATLGAGGAVLVTAEGAWTASHAPIVPRSTVGAGDSALAGYLLADVAGYSPAHCLSCAVAYGSAAASLPGSAIPTPNQLAPDAVTVAELSKTSRTTS
- a CDS encoding Txe/YoeB family addiction module toxin produces the protein MRLVWDQSAWEDYVHWQSVDRNILKRINKLIDATLRDPYAGIGKPEQLRYGAQGSWSRRITEEHRLVYLVIQDDLVILQARYHY